The window ATCATGAGTTACCATCAGAATTCCTTTCCCATGAACCTCACTATTATGACGCAATAATTTATAGAAATCAGCACGTGCTTCAACATCCATCCCAGTAGTTGGCTCATCTAGCACAAACAAATCTGGGTCCGTTGCAAAAATTCGAGCTAGACAAATCCGTTGCTTTTGTCCACCAGATAATTCACCGACTTTTTTATGGCGCATATCCCACATACCTACAGACTGCAATGCCCGTTCAACATGTTCATGATCTTCAGGAGTCAAACGTTTAAACCAGCGTCCTCTTTGATAACGTCCAGAACGAACCAGTTCAATCACTGTGCTAGGAAATCCCGCATTAAACGAAGCTACTTGTTGAGGAATATAGCCGATACTTAATTTTTCACCTTGAACATTTACTGGTGAAATAGTTGCTACACCTTTATCTGGCTTTAATAATCCTAAGACATTTCTTAAAAGAGTTGATTTTGCTGCGCCATTTTCACCTGTTAGCATCACAAATTCACCAGGATCAACATTAAAAGATATATTTTCTAAAACAGGTTCATCATCATAATAAAATGTTAACTCTTTGACATCAATATAATGCAAGTCTAACTCTCCCTTTCAATAATTTATTTCATTTTTTAGACGTTTAAACAACACTTCACTATACGCCAAAATTCATTTAAATAAAAGAATAAACTATTTTATCGATTTTTGTAATGCTGCCAGATTCGATTCCATCACTCGAATATAATCAACACCTTTATCCTGTTCTTCTTTAGTAATGCCTTCAATTGGACTAAGCACTTCAAGCGCTGCCCCTGTTTCATTAGCTAATGTTCGTGCAATTTTTGGTGAAGCCGTTTCTTCAAAGTAAATAACTTTCACATCATTATCCTTTACAAAATCATTTAATTCAGCTAACTTAGCTGGACTAGGTTCTTGATCTGGTGATAAACCAGCGATAGCGACTTGTTTTAAATCATAACGATTGGCTAAATAAGCAAAAGCTGAATGTTGCGTCACAAATGTACGATTTTCAGCATCCTTTAAACCATTTACGAATTTTTGATTCAACGCCTCTAACTTCTCATTATAAGCATCTGCATTTTTTTCATACATTACTTTATTTGCTGGATCAGCCTTAATTACTCCTGCTTTGATTGCATTTACTTCTTCTTGCGCTAATACTGGATCTAACCAAACATGAGGATCATGGGCATGAGAGTGATCGTCATGGCCTTCTTCATCGTGATCGTGATCTTCAGCGCCATCCAGTAATTTAATTTCCTTACTTGCATCAATCACCACAGTTTTCTTTGTATCAACATTCTTCAAAACGCTGGCTACCCACGTTTCCATTTCCTCACTATTGTAAACAAATACGTCAGAATCAGCAATCTTAGCAATATCCTTAGCACTTGGTTCATAATCATGCGGTTCTGTTCCAGCCTTCATTAGTACTGAAACCTCCGCTTGATCGCCAGTTACATTTCGAGCAAAATCATACATTGGATAAAAAGTCGTTACTACTTGCAATTTAGTGCTATCTTTTGCTTCATTATTATTAGAGCCACAACCAACCATTACTAAAATAATTCCTAAAGTCAATGCAATTAAACTTAATTTGTTTCTTTGTTTCATCGATAAATTCCTCCTATAATTAACGGCAACTATTGAATGTCGAAATTAATTGCAACAGCCTTCCTCCACAAAGGATGGATTTCCCAGTTAAACAATTCCATTCAAATAAGTACACAAGCTAACAAATAAATTAGGTTATTTCGCACAAATCGTAACCATTACTATTTGCTTGCATAATGTAGCTTATCATTAACCGAAAGTATCGTCAAGCGAAAACCAATAAAGTTTATTAAATTTATTGGTTTACTAAAAAATCTACCTAAGAATAACTAAATTCTTAGGTAGATTTTCTTATTTCATTACCAAACTCTCACCATTCGTTGCAATTACTTCTTGATACCAATTAAAACTTTTCTTTTTATAACGAGCCAAACTCCCTGAACCATCGTCATTACGATCCACATAAATAAAACCATAACGTTTACGCAATTCAGCTGTCGTAAAGCTAACAAGATCAATACAACCCCATGACGTATAGCCCATTACCTCAACGCCATCTTCAATTGCTTCACTAACTTGAACTAAATGGTCCCGCATATAATCAATACGATAATCATCTAGAACGGTTTTCGTACCATCTTCCAATTCAACTAATTCATCAACCGCACCTAGCCCATTTTCAACAATAAAGACTGGTTTTTGATAACGATCAGCTAAACAGTTTAGATAATAGCGCAAGCCTTCTGGGTCAATTTGCCAGCCCCATTCACTTGCTTTTAGATACGGATTAGGCACGCCGCCAAGAATATTGCCTTCACCTGCCTCAATCGTTTTGTCAACAGACTCGCACGTACTCATATAGTAGCTAAATGAAATAAAATCCACTGTTGCTTTCAATGCTGCTGTATCTTCGGGAGTCATGATTAATTCAATTCCATTTTCTTTAAAGAAGCGTTTGGCATAAGCCGGGTATGCACCCCGAACTTGAATATCTGAAAAGAAGAAATTTTCTCGTTCTGTTGCCATTGCCGCTAAAACATCTGCTGGTGCAGGGGTCAACGGATAAACAGGCATCCCTAAAATCATACAACCAATCTGAGCTGTTGGAATAATCTCATGGCATGCTTGAACCGCTTTGGCGCTAGCAACTAATTCATGATGAATAGCTTGATATAAGTCTTGTTTAGATAATTCATCTTTCGGCGTATGGATGCCACCACTTAAGAATGGCGCATGAGTAATTGAATTGATCTCATTAAACGTTAACCAGTATTTTATTTTATCTTGATAGCGTGTAAAAACTGTTTTTGCATAATGTTCAAAGAAATCAATCATTTGACGACTACGCCAGCCATCATAAGTCCTTGCCAAATGTAATGGTGTTTCATAATGTGACAACGTCACTAAAGGCTCCATTCCATACTTATGACACTCATCAAATACACGATCATAGAAAGCCAATCCTGCTTCATTTGGTTCTAACTCATCACCTTGTGGGAAAATTCGTGACCATGCAATGGATAAACGGAAAGTTTTAAAACCCATCTCGGCAAATAAACGAATATCCTCTTGATAACGATGATAAAAATCAATCCCAACTAACTTTAAATTATCTTCCGTTGGCAACTTCGTTGGCGCTTCACGCCAGCCCTTTGGAGCAACATCTTGAACACTCAAACCTTTGCCATCTTCATCGTAAGCACCTTCACATTGGTTAGCCGCAACTGCGCCGCCCCATAAAAAATCTTTTGGAAAATTCATTTTTCTTCCTCCTTAAACAACATAAATTAATGTCTCTTGACTTTCAGTCTCACTGATTTCTTTGACAACAACATCAATAAAATTCGGTGTATTTGTCACAATAATCGGTGTCACACAGTCATAACCTGCTGCTTTCACTTGATCAAAATCAACCGTTAAAATTGGTTGCCCTTTTTTGACAACATCCCCTGCTTCAATATGCGCCGTGAAAAATTCACCATTTAACTCAACTGTATCCACTCCCACATGAATCAATAATTCAATCCCACTCTCACTAGTCAGACCAATTGCATGCTTTGTTGGAAATAAAACTGAAACTGTACCATCGAAGGGGGCATATAACGTATCTGACTCAGGTAAGATTGCCACACCTTCACCCATCATCTTGCTAGAAAAAGCTTCATCATTAACCTTCTCCAATGGAATAACTTGCCCTTTAACAGGTGCATAGATTTTCATTGGGTCACTACTACCTGTTTTCACTGATTCAGGTGCCTCAACTACCGCTTTTTTACTATCCAAATTCCCTTCATCAATTCCAAATATCCACGTTAAAATAAACGTTAAAACCATTGACATTACAGCAACTATAATAGCATTTATACTATTGCTGTTGCCCTCACCGCCAATAAATTGAGGAATCGATACTAATGATGGAACGGCAAATGCATAGGATTCTAATCCTGTAATTCCCATGTAAACACCACAGATTGCCCCAGAAATCATTGCTGCATATAAAGGACGTTTGTATTTCAACGTAATCCCATAAAGTGCCGGCTCAGTAACTCCTGCTAATAACGCTGAAATTCCCGATCCCATTGCCACTTGCTTTAAATTTTTATCTTTTGTTTTAAAGGAAACTGCTAAAGCCGCCGCCCCTTGCGCTAAATTCGCTGCTAACATCGCTGGTAAAATCAAGATATCTGGCGTAGCTGGTGAAGCAATTAAGAAAATTGGAGCAAATGCCCAATGCATTCCAGTCATCACAATTAACGGCATAAAGGCTGCCATTAAGCCCATTGCTAACCAACCTGCTTTGCTTTGAATCCAAATAATTGCTGTTGATAAAGCTTGACCTGCGTAGATGCCAATTGGTCCAACTAAAACTAACGCAATGATTCCAGAAATCAACAATACCAATAACGGCACCGTAATACTCTTAATCACGGATGGAATAATTTTATCAAAAAAGGTTTCAATGTATTTCATTAACCAAACCATAATTAAAATTGGAATAACTGAAGAACCATATGAAGCTAACGTAACAGGTAAACCGAATAAGTGGAGCGGGTCACCGGCTGTTACCATCCCGACAAAGTTTGGATGCAGCATAATTCCAGCAACTGACACTGCCAGCATTGGCGAAACTTTAAATTTTTGAGCCGCTGTAAAAGCCAACATAATTGGCATAAAGTAAAATGGTGCATCGCCAAAGAATGACAGCATCGCAAAAGTTTGACTGGAATCTTTTAATACTCCAGTCATTGGTAGAATAATCAGCAATACCTTAATCATCCCGCCGCCTAGCATCGCTGGAATCAATGGTGACATACAACCCGAAATCACATCAACAAAGGCTTCAAATAAATTCTTTTTTGGACCTGATTCTTCACTACCTCCATCATTACTAAAATGTCCTAATTTTACTAGCTCTTTATAATAAGAAGAAACATCATTGCCAATAATAATCTGATATTGACCTCCCTTCCGCATAACCCCCATTACACCTGGTACTTGTTTAACCTGATCATCATTAACAATTCCTTCATTATTTAAAACAAAACGCAAACGAGTCATACAATGTGTAACCGATTTAACATTTTTCTCACCACCAACTAACTCAATGATTTCTTTTGCTGTATTTGTATACTTCATTTTTATTCCTCCTAATTTTCAACCTATTGCACTTAAGAAAACAAAGCAAACCTAGCCAGACTTACCAAATAAAGTAAGTCCAACTAGGTCATGCTCCCAAATAATGCTGGGATAACAATCCTATTCTTTTTATAAATTTTTTGTGACTCTTCTAATATGTGCAGTTAGGTATAATAATTCTGTTGAGCTTAACTCATAATCAAATTCCGCCTTAACAAAGTCACCAATCTGCATCGCACACAAATATTCTAGATGATATTTACTTTGCAGTGTAGCCAGTAGCTCCACATCATCATCTTCATAATGTTCCCCAACTAACAGCCGCTGTGCGAAAAATTTTAGATGCGTAATAAAGCGATAATAATCGAGTGAACTTTCATCAAATTCAGTTCGATATTCTTTTTTTACAATATTTTCAATTTGTTTCGTTATTTCTGTGACTTCATAAGCCAGCTGAAAAGTTTTGTCCTGCTCAGCATTCACAAAATGAATGGCAATAAAAGCCGCTTCATCAATTTCAAAAGCGATTCCTAGTTCATTCCGGACAATTTCAATAGCCTTTTCGCCAACGCTGTATTCGTCTGGGTAAAAACGTTCAATGTCCCATCGCAACGGATTTTTTAAAATAATGCCCTCTTGATAACGCTCAACCGAAGAATGAATGTGATCCGTTAAATTTACATAGATCGTTTCATTTAAATTTTTACCAAGCTTAATCTTTCCAAAATTAATAATTTTTTCTGCCACTAAAATATGTTCCATCGGTACATCAATTAAAAGCTCGGTGAATTTGCTTAATGTATCTTTATCACGCAATAAGAAGGTTTTTTCCACCAGTTCCATATCAACTGCTTGATTCCGCTTCTTACCAAAAGCAACACCTTTGCCCATCAATAAAACCTCAACGCCCATACTATTTACAGAAATAACCGTATTATTATTCAACACACGTTTTATGATCATAAAACAACCCCATTTTATACAAAAAAATCCCATTCACTCGCTTTCCCAAAGAGTTCTCCAAAAAGACTCCCAGCCGCGATGCAAATAGGTCCTGCTCACTACAAATAGTGATAACATCCATATATACTGCATTTACACTCTATAGCATGCTTACCCGAAGTAATAACATCTACAGTCTATCTACTAAATTACCACTTATTGAAAGGGCTGTCAACAGCTTTTCAAATTTTCAATAATGAACACACATGTAAATCATGATGAAAATCAAAAAAAGATTGAGTAAAATTTACTCAACCTTTTGATTTTCACTTTTTAACGCAATGTCCGTTGCAAAAACTCTTTTGTCCGATCTTCTTTAGGATGATTAAAGATTTCTTCTGGAGGACCTTCTTCCACAATAACCCCTTTATCCATAAAGACAACCCGATCTGAAACCTCTTTTGCAAAATCCATTTCATGGGTCACGACTAACATCGTTAAACCAATTTTTGCTAACTCTTTCATAACTTTCAATACTTCCCCAACCATTTCAGGATCTAACGCAGAAGTCGGTTCATCAAATAATAAAACATCTGGATCCATCGATAACGCTCTAGCAATCGCAACCCGTTGCTTTTGCCCACCAGAAAGCTGACTTGGTTTTGCATTACTAAATTGCTCCATCCCCACTAACTGTAGGTTTTTACGAGCAACTTTTTCAGCTTCTTCCTTAGAACGCTTCAATACTTTGATCTGTCCCACCATACAATTGCTTAAAACATCATGATTGTTAAACAAATTAAATTGCTGAAAAACCATCCCTAAATGTTTACGATACTCATTAATATCATGAGTATCCTGCATAATGTTGTTGCCTTTATATAAAATATCGCCACCACTTAATTTCTCTAACAAATTAATGCAACGTAGCAATGTCGATTTCCCAGATCCAGAAGAACCGATTACACAGACAACTTCACCTTTATTTACTGAAAAATCAATATCTTTTAACACTTCATGAGCGCCATATGATTTCATTAAATGTTGTACTTCAATAATTTTTTCCATGATTATCTTCCTTCCCGATCATTAATATCTTCAATTGCTGATACTTGCATTTGATTGCCCATCATTGTAAAATCGGCTGGTCCGTCCATTCGTCTCTCAACATAACGCAAAATTCGAGTAACCGTAAAGGTCATAACAAAATAAATGACACAGGCTACTAAGAAGGATTCAAAGTAACGGAAATTATTCCCTGCCACTGACTTCGTTTGGAAGTAAAGCTCTGTAACTGAAATAACATTTAACACTGAAGTATCTTTAATATTAATCACAAATTCATTCCCAGTTGCTGGCAAAATATTACGAACAACTTGTGGTAAAACAACATTCATCATTGTTTGAATATGATTCATTCCAATCGCATGAGCGGCTTCAAATTGACCTTTATCAATCGAAACAATCCCACCACGAACAATCTCAGACATATAGGCTCCAGTATTAATCGATACAATTAGAATAGCTGCAAATAAACGACTCATATCTAAGCCAAAAGCTTGCGCTGATCCATAGAAAATCACCATCGCCTGAACAATCATCGGCGTTCCACGGAAGATTTCAATATAGATAGAAAGAATGGTATTCACTACTTTCAAGACGCCTCTTTTCACCTTAGAATCTGGCGTTGGAATCGTCCGGATCACTCCAATAATCAAACCTAAAATTGAACCGATAATCGTTCCTACAAGAGCGATTAATAAGGTAATCCCCGCTCCTCTTAAGAACATTGGTCCATTCTCTTTGATAATTTTAAAAACCCATTTGAAGCTAAAACCACTATCTTCTAAGTCTGCTGCCGATGGATCATCTGTTGCAGCTGCTGCATTCGCTTCTGATTCAGAAGGTTGATTTTTAATTGCCATCTCCATCATTTGACTGCGTTCTTCATCTGAAATTTTCGCTAACGCTTGATTCACTTCGGTTTTCAATGGACTATTTTTTAATAGCCCTACCGCTGTATCCGTATCTTCTGGCGCTGCGACAAACCCTTCTTTAAATTCAATCATTTTAAAGCTTTTATTTGCTGATTCGGCGGTAATTCCTTCTGGCAATTCAGAAACATACCCATCAATTACACCTGATTGTAAGGCAACACGCATTGCTGTAAAATTATCCATTGCCGTTTCTTGCTTTACACCCTTAATCTGATCAATTACTGAGTAATGGAACGTATTTAATTGGGCTGTAATTTTTGCACCAGCAAAATCTTGAATGGATGTTGCATTCTCATATGGACCACCCTTTTTCACTACCATAACTAGATGGGATTTGTAATAATTATCAGAGAAATCAATTGTTTTTTTACGTTCTGCTGTTGGCGACATTCCCGCCATTACGGCATTGATTTTTCCAGAAGTTAAGGCTGGAATTAAACCATCCCATTCAGTTTTAACGATAACTAATTTTTTCCCCATACTGTCCGCGACTTTTTTCGCCATCTCTACATCATAACCGCCTGCATAATCAGCAGATCCATCAATCTTAACTCCACCATTTGCATCCCCAGTTTGTGTCCAGTTAAACGGCGCATAGCCAGCTTCCATCCCAACAACAAACGTATCTGTTTCCTTATCAGATGCACAACCTGCAATCATAAAAGTAAATGCAGCAATTAATGCTAATCCAAGTACTAGTCTTTTTTTCATTAAAATCTCCTCTTCCTTCTTTCAACTTTTCCATGATAACCTTTAACAAATCGGGTAAAATACAAAACAAAAAACGCCCTAAGTTTTGAGCTTAGGACGTTTGAAAATTCATTTACGTAACCCTGTCAGCACAACTTAATAATCTGGGTAGACTACTAAGACAGTTCTGTAATTATTCATTACAGACCCAACAGAAAATCATGAGGTTATTTTCTATTTCGGCAATAGTTCCTTCTCCAAGCTTCACGGTTTCCTCAAACTCCACGGTGGACTAATAAATATTGCGCCTCTCCCTCATAAATGAGGTTCTATTCAATTCTATCCCAAATTTTACAGTAACTTATTCCCACTGTCAACCCTAGTTTTTGCTTATACTTCAGTAAAAACCCTTTATTTTAATGCGTACTTAAATTTCCTTGACTGAATAAAATACTAGGATAGTTCCTAGCAACGAGCTAATTAATCCAGCCAAAAGCATAATAAAAATGCCATAACTATCTAACAAAACTCCACCTAATAAATTACCAAATACACCACCTAAAGTCATTGCAACAATAACAATAGCTTGCCCTTTCACTTTATCTTCAGGTCGCATTATCCCATTAATGTAATAAACTGAGGCCGGAATATACAAAGCAAATGATAAAAATTGCAATCCTTGTCCAAAATAAATCATGCCTACACTTGGAGCGAATAAAAAAACAACCGCCTTAATCGTAAAGAAAAAAGCTGCCATCTTTAACAAGGTACTCCCCTTTACTTTGCGAACCAAGAAAGTAAAAGCCATCATCATAGGCAACTCCACACTCGCTGCTACCGCCAATGAAATACCAAAATCACTATCACCACCGCCAACATGGTGCATAATCTGAATCAAATACGTATTAATAATATTGTGGAAAATAAATAGACAACAAATTCCAATTAATAATATCAACAACTGAGGATAGCCCTTAAAAAAGTTGATTAATTCTGTGATTTTCAACCCTTTTTTTGAAGCAGCTCTTTCTATTTTCTGCTTTCCAGCCATTTTTGTTGGTGTTTTAAAACTATATGCTATCAAACCAACTAAACCATAAAAAAGAATATATAAATACGGTAAAATCGCTGGACTGAATTTGCTGACAATAAAGCCTAAAATAAAGGACATCGCCGCAAATGATAGCGACCCTAATCCCCGAGCTAGTCCATAGTTAATTGAAATTCCTTGATTAATATATTCAAAAATCAAAGAGTTTAGTAAAGGTTGAATCGTTAACATTAAAGTGCTGATGCTAATAAATAAAAGTGCGACTACCCACTGAATAGTTGGCAGATTAATTAGTAAAATGGACAAAATAATAACAAGTAACGCAAAAATACTAATCATTTCTTTTAAGGTGATTTTTTGTGTCTGATCCGCAAAACTTGCCACAATTGGTTGAATAATAGCAGCGCCAATGTTTGCCATTGCTAAAATTATTCCAACTTCCTTACCAGTAAATCCTTTGTCTAACAAAAAGATTGTTGCAAAAGCAAAAATCGCACAAAAACCCATCCAATACGTACTTTGCAAAAAGGAATAACGAACTGTCAACCAAACAGCATTTTCTTTTTTAGACACCCTTCCACCACACTCCGCTTCTATGTTTTACGTTTTCAAATAAATCGACCTTCTCCAACACAATAGGGACCTTCAAAAATCTCAAATTCCCGACCAATTCCGTAAACTGATAAAAAACTACACCTAAATATTCACGCTCCATATCCTCTTTCATTACACGATGAGGAGGATGATAATTATTTCCTGGGAAATATTCCCGAGCTATTCCATAAAAATAGACTTCCACTAATGATTCTCGCTGTAAAACTAACCATTGATTTACTCTATCATACTCAATCACTACAACACTAAGTCGTTTTCAAATTTGAACATTCGTCAAAAAAGATTGATTTTTTTTCATGAGTTGGCAAAATAATACCTACTACACCAGCTACATTCATTCTAATTCCTTGTGGATAAAAATAGTTTACACTATCTGACATTCTTTTGCCAATTGGATAGCGTTACATCGTCCGTTCCCACTCATCTTGATATGGAGCTAATGCTTACTCCCATGCCTTTTCAAATTGATTTTCAGATAAGAAAAGAGTTGCCTCATCAATCAAAACTTCTTGATCCGTTAAACAAGCTTCCTTTGCCGAAATCTGAATTCCCTGGCCTTCTAACTGCGTAAGTTGTCTCAATTCACAGCGCTTTCCACCCATTTTAATCCACGATTGCTATCCATCAAAATAAAAATAAAGATACTCCATTTTTCAGTTCCTTCCTTATAAGAAAGCAAGCCTATCTATTCTTTATAATCAAATAACTTAGAAATAAATTCCGTCATTTCTAAAACGGTCTCTTGATAATCTGATGCAACCCACCATTGAATTAAATGGCTAATTCCACCTGCTAGAAAAACCGACTCCATACTAAAAGAAACAGCTACTGGTTCATGAATAGTACCACTTCTTTTTATCAGAAAATCTTCAATTTCCTCAGTAAAAAGTGTATCCAGCATCTGGCGTAATTCCAAACTAGTTTGCGTCGCAAACAAGAGCTTAAATAATTTTCGATTTTCAAAAATATACATTAGTACTTTTTCAATAATAAATTCCTTTTGAGAATAATCGATTTTTTCATTGATTTCCTGTTTAATCTGTTCCAAACAAAAAAATAGCAAATGATACTTATCTTCAAAATGGCTATAAAAACTGGATCGACTCACCATCGCCAAGTCACAAATATCCTTCACTGTAACCTTTTCAAAACTTGTTTTATTTAACAAAGAAAACAATGCATCTGACAATAATTTATGTGTTTTCGTTACCCGTAAGTCCTTTTTATATACTGATTTCATGGACACATTTCTAGTTATGTACATTATCTTACACTCTCACAATTCTGTAGATTTTATTTTTTAATTACACCCAGTATACTATATTTGTACTCAGCAAGAAAGAGTTCTAAAAAATAACGAAAGAAGGAATTAAACATGACAAACTACGAAAATAAAGCAGATAAAATCTTAACTAAAACAGCAGAAACTGTAACAAAACTTGATGATACACTTGCAAAAATGGAAGAAACTGACAGCAAAGTGAAACACTTTATTGAACAAGAAAAAGCAATTCATGACATTAAAAAAATTATTCATGAAGGAAAAAAACTAGACAAATTAACAAATAAAGAAATCGATAATGACATTACGATTGCTGAAATCACTGTTGAAGAACAAGCAAAAGCTGTTGATAAAATTGATACTGAATTCACTAAACTTGATGATACTCTAGCTAAATTAACCGATGACAACGACCATAAAGTAAAAAGCTACTTAGAACAAAAGAAAGCCATCCATGAAGTGAAAAAAATCTTACATCAAGTAAATAAATTAGAAAAAATTTCAGACTAAAAA is drawn from Carnobacterium gallinarum DSM 4847 and contains these coding sequences:
- a CDS encoding MFS transporter; the encoded protein is MSKKENAVWLTVRYSFLQSTYWMGFCAIFAFATIFLLDKGFTGKEVGIILAMANIGAAIIQPIVASFADQTQKITLKEMISIFALLVIILSILLINLPTIQWVVALLFISISTLMLTIQPLLNSLIFEYINQGISINYGLARGLGSLSFAAMSFILGFIVSKFSPAILPYLYILFYGLVGLIAYSFKTPTKMAGKQKIERAASKKGLKITELINFFKGYPQLLILLIGICCLFIFHNIINTYLIQIMHHVGGGDSDFGISLAVAASVELPMMMAFTFLVRKVKGSTLLKMAAFFFTIKAVVFLFAPSVGMIYFGQGLQFLSFALYIPASVYYINGIMRPEDKVKGQAIVIVAMTLGGVFGNLLGGVLLDSYGIFIMLLAGLISSLLGTILVFYSVKEI
- a CDS encoding TetR/AcrR family transcriptional regulator — protein: MYITRNVSMKSVYKKDLRVTKTHKLLSDALFSLLNKTSFEKVTVKDICDLAMVSRSSFYSHFEDKYHLLFFCLEQIKQEINEKIDYSQKEFIIEKVLMYIFENRKLFKLLFATQTSLELRQMLDTLFTEEIEDFLIKRSGTIHEPVAVSFSMESVFLAGGISHLIQWWVASDYQETVLEMTEFISKLFDYKE